In a genomic window of Cryptococcus deuterogattii R265 chromosome 12, complete sequence:
- a CDS encoding ribosomal protein L13 encodes MSAFSAQPIVIDGKGHLLGRLASVVAKQILTGQKVTVVRCEEINCSGSFFRNKIKYHNYLHKRHIVNPKKSGPFHFRAPSRILYKAIRGMVPHKTSRGAAALKRLELYEGVPPAQDRVKKMVVPAALRVLRLKPGRKFCTLKRISAEVGWNYKDVVDRLEEKRKVKGQAYFERKQAALKLRAKAEASAPKDAKLAEFGY; translated from the exons ATGTCCGCTTTCTCCGCCCAGCCTATCGTCATTGACGGCAAAGGTCACCTCCTCGGTCGACTTGCTTCGGTCGTTGCCAAGCAG ATCCTCACTGGCCAAAAGGTCACCGTTGTCCGATGTGAGGAGATCAACTGCTCTGgttccttcttcaggaACAAGATCAAGTACCACAACTACCTCCACA AGCGACACATTGTCAACCCCAAGAAGTCTGGTCCTTTCCACTTCCGCGCTCCTTCCCGAATCCTCTACAAGGCCATCCGCGGTATGGTTCCCCACAAGACTTCTCGAGGTGCCGCCGCCCTCAAGCGACTTGAGCTTTACGAGGGTGTCCCCCCCGCCCAGGACCGagtcaagaagatggttgTCCCTGCCGCCCTCCGTGTCCTCCGATTGAAGCCCGGAAGGAAGTTCTGCACCCTCAAGAGGATTAGCGCCGAGGTCGGATGGAACTACAAGGACGTTGTTGACAGgcttgaggagaagaggaaggtcaAGGGTCAGGCTTACTTTGAGCGCAAG CAAGCCGCTCTCAAGCTCCGTGCCAAGGCCGAGGCTTCTGCTCCCAAGGACGCCAAGCTCGCCGAGTTCGGCTACTAG
- a CDS encoding E3 SUMO-protein ligase PIAS1 (genome sequence mistake) translates to METLPDISANESHSTYRAKRTQFVLPNDVIEKLKVSRESPKTSPHYSLRLFCTSSDHYRPTSVYARHIPPSTNIPIEYPGNPEVSIDGTVLPFKEKGLRGKAGSAPPFDLDKPINNCVTVGGRVALIPGRLMSVNIGHRGPTTGKNKNQSKRFFFQIVFAEMTTKEELLAKLNKLEPTKAEDAIEQLRRKQEDDDDIVAGTASMSLKDPLSYMRMTRPIRSSKCGHIQCFDATWWIESNAVHPQWLCPHCSKELRFDDLIVDGYVMDILKAVPDTVDDVILEPTGEWHTEDNKYGTASWLASHVKSSSATAASTPVARSAPASWSSEIEAKPSVNDMNGTSGGDGANRGITGLKRKVVQVIDSDDERDGTPAKSSVPPAGRVAALESSSSVNGSRTGASTPIIDLTLSDSDDETDEESGLATSSTVPPAPIQVPRTSTTAGAIVSPKRPMSHAGIHFHSLRETTSDRLRSPSASSWHGLSTTEIGDVSGRSSPMSHINGQASTSASGSAITSHLQPPSDQYPPISPSNFTDPPPQTTLASPRIAALPPPSHIFPSFPPSPASTAPAAPPPHVLPARPFSRPGWVNPLGPSSSSEISSSTYASMTSPSDNRGSERESSGSRY, encoded by the exons ATGGAAACTCTACCTGATATCAGTGCCAACGAAAGTCATAGCACCTACCGGGCGAAGCGGACTCAGTTCGTCCTACCCAATGACGTTATTGAGAAGCTCAAAGTTTCAAG AGAATCCCCTAAAACGTCACCGCACTACTCACTCCGCCTCTTCTGCACTTCCTCTGATCACTATCGCCCTACATCCGTATACGCCCGTCACATACCTCCTTCCACCAATATCCCTATTGAATATCCTGGTAATCCTGAAGTATCCATTGATGGCACGGTATTGCCGTTTAAAGAAAAAGGCCTGAGAGGGAAAGCTGGGAGTGCACCGCCTTTTGATTTAGATAAACCTATCAACAATTGTGTGACGGTTGGAGGGCGGGTGGCGCTAATACCAGGAAGATTAATGAGTGTCAACATCGGGCATCGAGGGCCGACGACAGGAAAGAACAAGAATCAGTCCAAG AGATTTTTTTTCCAGATTGTCTTTGCCGAAATGACAacaaaagaagagctgCTTGCAAAGCTGAATAAGCTGGAACCTACAAAAGCTGAAGATGCAATAGAACAAT tgaggaggaagcaagaagatgatgatgatattgtGGCTGGCACAGCATCCATGTCTCTGAAAGACCCG CTTTCATACATGCGTATGACACGACCTATCCGCTCTTCAAAATGTGGTCATATCCAATGCTTTGATGCTACTTGGTGGATAGAAAGTAATGCTGTACACCCACAATGGCTTTGTCCGCATTGTAGCAAAGAGCTTAGATTTGATGATCTGATTGTTGATGG ATACGTGATGGACATCCTCAAGGCCGTCCCAGATACAGTCGACGACGTCATCCTTGAACCCACAGGCGAATGGCACACCGAAGATAACAAGTATGGCACCGCATCTTGGCTTGCCTCACATGTGaagtcatcatcagctACCGCGGCGTCAACACCAGTTGCACGTTCGGCACCTGCATCATGGAGCTCGGAAATCGAGGCAAAACCATCTGTTAACGACATGAATGGTACCAGCGGTGGCGATGGAGCGAACAGAGGGATAACGGGTCTGAAACGGAAAGTTGTGCAAGTCATTGATTCTGACGACGAAAGAGACGGTACCCCTGCCAAATCAAGTGTTCCACCAGCAGGCCGCGTTGCAGCGTTGgaatcttcatcttcagtCAATGGATCAAGAACAGGCGCGTCCACTCCTATCATTGATTTGACTTTGTCTGATTCAGATGATGAGACGGACGAGGAGTCTGGACTGGCGACGAGCTCGACAGTTCCTCCGGCTCCGATACAAGTGCCGAGGACTTCAACGACGGCAGGCGCAATTGTCTCACCAAAACGACCGATGAGCCATGCTGGAATCCATTTTCATTCGTTGCGCGAGACGACTTCCGACCGTCTTCGCTCTCCGTCAGCGAGTTCCTGGCATGGTCTTTCTACTACTGAGATAGGAGATGTGAGTGGTAGATCCAGTCCTATGAGTCACATCAACGGTCAAGCCTCCACTTCCGCTTCTGGCTCTGCTATCACATCTCATTTACAACCTCCGTCAGATCAATACCCTCCCATCTCCCCTTCTAATTTTACCGACCCACCTCCGCAGACCACACTTGCATCCCCGCGAATAGCAGCCCTACCACCGCCGTCACACATatttccttcatttcctccGTCCCCCGCCTCTACTGCCCCTGCCGCTCCACCGCCTCATGTCCTTCCGGCCCGACCTTTTTCAAGGCCTGGCTGGGTTAATCCGTTGGGCCCGAGTTCGAGTAGCGAAATTTCAAGCTCGACATATGCATCGATGACGTCGCCATCGGATAATAGAGGAAGCGAGAGGGAGAGTTCGGGGTCTAGATATTGA
- a CDS encoding fanconi-associated nuclease 1 has protein sequence MGSSPPPPSFLVPTPRNEQQLSFRGSLDLNDKVSSEGGEGGVSMYVKLFEEMIRTVLDGESYLFTQREIWVLNYILDLPYEPRYLLTRLLLRRPSRVHTYTSLIASYSSEIGEEGIKMGMKTLARRLAVPKDIADSDPDPLPATPIASSSRPGPLPLSAKGQGKRPANALWANKPWADSPSGLTEAQERADPELTAALKESHWASKVGRVNVDSDDDDDGSPAGSERSESVSTPISTPTVSRQSSGIPTAPAIEFSLTPESPIPVSFLAEDEKSLSLDDLMTCMSLDQLRKVAKARKLPVSSLSTRESTLNALRGMAKQQTVLGFVPMKGKGGATTPVQEKGRQTTLPFAKPKQTSEFLLTTQLLSSFGGSAIRLSSSLHSLISRVNLIFSRTPPIAPGAPSLMLPSILVTSNKRHYPDYGPPTRSKIWKNRDELLVWERAVRWEATVTEALGETWDQARKNPNAVLTPGLTSGTGWVNRKEGSKIVRKIWEATWDVWKEMVDGDKGKEVDVSKEQGGLVGDRFQAGHILTRIVYKGAEALGILHEYDNECMVLRALLAQRRWRRGKRGAWYDRLALVLMNHYNSSPTEKEEKLREATQVCIDGLLDEATHLIYRPALSRRLTRLENKLNLPSDERHISYASLLTCETRELNAVRLPENRGVVRAKSWSGSAAREDDSEGTGGKDKLVGKSLWMGKEGEVSVEQWVLEWWENKGYKGYHSESSILTTLFTLLIWPVLFRPLPGTFETSYQTAPLDLGEDTFAPSRRELLEGRLAEMSKTKRALELLREVDNRERPRGTWAVGVNWEYEKEDLEEILECLGGKALSGVCRMLAEEYRHRASGVPDLIVWNPETKDARFVEVKGPGDSLSETQKIWIDVLLSTGIQVEVCRVKAVSPTAAQLQTLEKKRKTSSALNTSPNSTDVKRLKRRSTTATVSAYVKTDEGEYVTFDEVVELDEEDGGWERRDEMRFESGIERREGRLE, from the exons ATGGGCTCGTCTCCTCCGCCCCCCTCATTCCTCGTTCCGACGCCGCGCAATGAACAACAGTTATCTTTTCGGGGCTCATTAGATCTCAATGACAAGGTCAGCagtgagggaggagaaggaggtgtgTCTATGTATGTAAAGTTGTTTGAAG AAATGATTAGGACAGTGCTCGATGGAGAATCGTACTTGTTTACTCAGAGAGAAATATGGGTCCTGAATTACATTCTCGACTTGCCAT ATGAACCTCGCTATCTCCTTACCCGTTTATTACTTCGTCGTCCTTCGAGAGTCCACACCTATACCTCATTAATAGCTTCATATTCGTCCGAAAtcggagaggaaggaataaAAATGGGCATGAAGACTCTCGCTAGACGTCTTGCAGTACCAAAAGATATTGCAGACTCTGACCCAGATCCTCTCCCTGCGACCCCTATTGCAAGTTCTTCTAGACCAGGACCATTGCCATTATCCGCCAAAGGCCAGGGAAAGCGACCAGCAAACGCGCTTTGGGCAAATAAGCCATGGGCAGATTCACCTTCTGGGCTGACGGAAGCTCAGGAAAGGGCTGATCCTGAGCTGACTGCTGCGCTCAAAGAAAGTCACTGGGCGTCCAAAGTAGGAAGGGTCAATGTTGAttcagatgatgatgacgatggtTCGCCAGCGGGGAGCGAGAGATCTGAATCAGTTTCAACGCCTATTTCCACACCTACCGTATCAAGGCAGTCGAGCGGGATCCCAACAGCACCAGCTATAGAATTTTCCTTGACACCGGAATCACCCATACCAGTGTCCTTTCTTGCCGAAGACGAAAAGTCACTCTCATTAGACGATCTCATGACTTGTATGTCGCTTGACCAACTTCGGAAAGTCGCCAAAGCCCGCAAACTACCTGTTTCATCCTTGTCGACTCGGGAATCTACGTTGAATGCATTAAGGGGTATGGCAAAGCAACAGACTGTACTAGGATTTGTACCAATgaaaggcaaaggcggAGCCACCACCCCTGTTCAAGAAAAGGGCAGGCAGACAACTCTGCCCTTTGCTAAACCCAAACAAACTTCAGAGTTTTTATTGACCACTCAACTACTATCTTCATTCGGCGGTTCAGCCATCCGcctctcatcatccctccaTTCACTCATTTCCCGAGTTAACCTGATCTTCTCCCGCACCCCTCCAATCGCCCCAGGTGCCCCAAGTCTCATGCTGCCCTCCATCCTTGTCACATCAAATAAAAGGCATTACCCCGATTACGGACCGCCGACTCGATCAAAGATCTGGAAAAACCGAGATGAATTGTTAGTTTGGGAAAGGGCAGTACGTTGGGAAGCGACTGTCACTGAAGCGTTGGGCGAGACGTGGGACCAGGCGCGTAAGAATCCAAATGCTGTACTCACCCCTGGCTTAACCTCGGGGACGGGATGGGTGAATAGGAAAGAAGGGTCAAAGATTGTGAGGAAAATTTGGGAGGCGACATGGGATGTTTGGAAAGAAATGGTTGACGGCGAtaagggcaaggaagtgGATGTGAGTAAAGAGCAAGGTGGTCTGGTTGGTGACCGGTTCCAAGCTG GCCATATTCTTACTAGAATAGTTTACAAG GGCGCCGAGGCCCTGGGTATACTTCATGAGTATGATAACGAGTGTATGGTTCTTCGcgctcttcttgcccaGCGGCGATGGAGACGTGGTAAACGAGG AGCATGGTACGATCGCTTAGCCTTAGTCCTAATGAATCACTATAATTCCTCGCCGactgagaaagaagaaaagctaCGGGAGGCTACTCAAGTGTGTATAGACGGATTATTGGACGAAGCCACCCACCTAA TCTATCGACCTGCCCTTTCCCGACGTCTTACAAGATTAGAGAACAAGCTCAATCTCCCCTCAGACGAACGGCATATCTCTTACGCTTCACTGCTTACTTGTGAGACTCGCGAACTCAATGCAGTGAGATTACCGGAAAACAGAGGTGTAGTTAGAGCGAAATCTTGGTCTGGGTCTGCGGCTAGAGAGGACGACAGTGAAGGGACAGGAGGAAAGGACAAGTTAGTCGGTAAGAGTCtgtggatggggaaggaaggggaagtgAGTGTTGAACAATGGGTGTTGGAGTGGTGGGAAAACAAGGGTTATAAAGG TTATCACTCTgaatcttccatcctcacaACTCTCTTCACCCTCCTTATCTGGCCAGTCCTCTTCCGCCCCCTCCCAGGAACATTCGAAACTTCCTATCAGACAGCCCCTCTAGATCTTGGCGAGGACACATTCGCACCCTCCCGCCGAGAACTTCTTGAAGGCCGGTTGGCTGAGATGAGCAAGACAAAACGAGCACTTGAGTTGTTGAGGGAGGTTGACAATCGAGAGCGACCAAGAGGTACCTGGGCCGTGGGAGTAAATTGGGAatatgagaaggaggatttggaggagattCTGGAATGTTTGGGTGGAAAGGCGCTTAGCGGGGTGTGTAGAATGTTGGCTGAGGAGTACAGGCATCGAGCGAGCGGAGTGCCAGATCTAAT TGTCTGGAATCCAGAGACGAAAGATGCCAGGTTTGTAGAAGTCAAAGGACCTGGGGATAGCTTGTCTGAAACTCAAAAG ATCTGGATCGATGTGCTGCTTTCAACAGGTATTCAAGTTGAAGTATGCCGAGTCAAGGCAGTCTCACCTACCGCTGCACAACTTCAGAccttggagaagaagcgcaaAACATCTTCGGCATTAAATACCAGTCCCAATTCTACAGACGTAAAAAGACTCAAGAGAAGGTCAACTACGGCAACAGTATCAGCATACGTGAAGACTGACGAAGGAGAGTATGTCACATTCGACGAGGTGGTAgagttggatgaggaagatggtggatgggagagaagagatgaaatgCGGTTTGAAAGTGGGatagagaggagagaaggaaggctgGAGTAA
- a CDS encoding nuclear movement protein nudC — protein MAEVKAYDKLSKEERDVHDQQQLEKEKKEQAELPYSWTQELATATVTVPLPKGTRGKDLEVVIGKRKLKVKLKSSPLPILEGELYNDVVVDDSSWTIDDGTLTVELDKLSFHIGSPQWWPHILTHHPTIDTTKINPAPSSLSDLDPKTRGMVEKMMWDNQQKALGRPTSDERKKEEVMKKFMAEHPEMDFSKAKIE, from the exons ATGGCAGAAGTGAAAGCGTACGATAAACtttcaaaagaagagagagatgtgcatgatcagcagcagcttgagaaggagaagaaggaacaagCTG AGCTACCGTACTCTTGGACACAAGAACTTGCTACAGCAACTGTGACCGTTCCTTTACCTAAAGGAACAAGAGGTAAAGACCTTGAGGTTGTTATTGGAAAACGAAAGCTAAAG GTGAAGCTCaagtcttctcctttgcccATATTGGAAGGCGAGCTGTATAACGATGTAGTAGTGGACGACTCTTCCTGGACAATTG ACGATGGCACATTAACTGTCGAGCTTGACAAACTCTC ATTCCACATCGGTTCTCCCCAGTGGTGGCCCCACATTCTCACGCATCACCCTACCATCGACACCACAAAGATCAATCCTGCTCCTTCGTCTCTCTCTGACCTCGATCCCAAGACAAGGGGGATGgtagagaagatgatgtgggATAACCAGCAAAAAGCATTGGGTAGACCGACAAGCgacgaaagaaagaaggaagaggtgatgaagaagttcaTGGCGGAACATCCGGAGATGGACTTTAGTAAGGCGAAGATTGAATAA
- a CDS encoding MIF4G/MA4 domain-containing protein — protein MAPFGAHGSSGRGRGGFRGGRGGRGGRGGYGGPQLPSSLLEQVDAKYGSGGKRDMTRKEKRKAARDDRKGPAQTQKTRGRPPSSDEEEEEKDEIEQPPSKKPKTSKAKSASSPEKPKSEKKEKKKKLPELTLPEESVGGDVEDREIEWLEYMLRKEKGKSKDEDDLDDGLDDLLNFAEAFEHGGKGVNKQILDDDEDDEGISDFGEKDEEDGEEESEEDQDRGDDEDNEIDDEEGEFMGFSDQEEDQEEKEDVLEDVSEEEDVSEEEDVSEEEGESLVQERDQTRPDGAEPSAPSDSTASSSTEAPAPSKYIPPHLRAAQLEEKAKGNKEKAEEKVRLERKAQGLLNRLSEQNIESILAELETLYRNHSRNDVTTALTDLIIQMISNKSNLLDSFVVLYATLVGALHRVIGMEFGAHFLHTLITKYSGLQNQSLLSAEGQLSTTIQATIYETPDAGKESLNLLTLIAELYNAQVVGSRLIYDLIRGFLDGEGERGEVMGEREVEGLLKILRCSGAQLRTDDPASLKDIVNLVQEKTKGKEKTMTARARFMVETLTNVKNGKVKSSATSEAGNDAAQRMKKFLSGLGRKRRLLAYEPLRVSLSDLLSADKKGKWWLVGAGWSGNPLVELEQQREQAKSSEKTGKSGNKEEDKDSEAALLELARKQGMNTDVRRGVFVVLMTSEDYVHACDRLSMFKLSDVQQREFVRVALHCCGLEATYNPYYTLILSHLCANSYDHRFTFQYALWDFMRELESGSKVSKQRVGNVARAVAYVVARGGLSLTVFKAVDFTSLSKSLAKFLITVLVHFVIALQTVSPIFTLPKSYELVHNFDDEVIQERFEQVLSNTELAGGWLWVLDREMKDGKKWEEELTGERERAVVKKSLGIAKNVLRAAAL, from the exons ATGGCCCCATTTGGAGCACACGGAAGCTCTGGAAGAGGGCGTGGTGGATTtcgagggggaagaggtgggagaggtgggagaggagggtatGGAGGACCACAATTGCcgtcatctcttcttgagcaAGTTGATGCCAAATATG GATCGGGCGGAAAGAGAGATATGACcaggaaagaaaaacgAAAAGCCGCTAGAGATGACCGTAAAGGACCTGCCCAAACTCAGAAGACAAGAGGACGGCCACCATCaagcgatgaggaggaggaggaaaaagacgaAATTGAACAGCCGCCTTCTAAAAAACCAAAGACTTCCAAAGCCAAATCAGCGTCGAGTCCGGAAAAGCCCAAgtctgaaaagaaggagaagaagaagaagcttccAGAATTGACACTTCCCGAGGAGAGTGTGGGtggagatgtggaggaTAGGGAGATTGAATGGTTGGAGTATATgctgaggaaagaaaaagggaagtctaaggatgaggatgatctTGATGATGGCCTCGATG ATTTGTTAAACTTCGCCGAAGCCTTTGAGCATGGTGGGAAAGGAGTGAACAAGCAGATCttagatgatgatgaagatgatgaagggatATCTGATTTTGGggagaaagacgaagaggatggggaagaagaatccGAGGAGGACCAAGACAGAGGCGATGACGAAGATAACGAGATTGAC gacgaagaaggagagttCATGGGATTCAGTgatcaagaggaagatcaggaggagaaggaggatgtttTAGAGGATGTttcagaggaggaggatgtctcagaggaggaggatgtttcagaggaagagggtgaaTCCCTGGTCCAAGAAAGGGATCAGACGAGACCCGACGGTGCAGAACCATCGGCGCCTTCAGATTCTACTgcttcatcgtcaacagAAGCTCCGGCACCGAGCAAGTACATCCCTCCGCACCTCCGAGCCGCTCAATTAGAGGAAAAAGCGAAAGGAAATAAGGAAAaagcagaggagaaggtaCGGCTTGAGAGAAAGGCGCAAGGTCTGCTCAATAG GCTGAGTGAACAGAATATTGAGTCCATTTTGGCCGAGCTTGAAACACTCTACAGGAATCACAGTAGAAATG ATGTCACCACCGCTCTTACCGACCTCATTATTCAAATGATTTCTAATAAAAGCAACCTTCTCGATTCTTTTGTCGTCCTCTATGCTACTCTTGTCGGCGCTCTTCATCGGGTGATTGGTATGGAGTTTGGAGCTCACTTCCTTCACACCTTGATTACAAAATACAGCGGTCTCCAGAACCAGTCTTTATTGAGCGCTGAAGGTCAACTTTCGACAACTATCCAGGCTACGATTTACGAGACCCCTGACGCAGGCAAAGAGTCGCTCAACTTGCTCACCCTCATCGCAGAGCTATACAACGCCCAAGTTGTCGGATCTCGGTTGATCTACGATCTGATCAGAGGATTCTTAGAcggtgaaggggaaaggggagAGGTTatgggagagagggaagtaGAAGGGTTGTTGAAGATTCTGAGGT GTTCGGGAGCTCAGCTGAGAACAGATGATCCCGCgagtttgaaggatatTGTCAATCTTGTCCAGGAGAAGaccaagggcaaggaaaagacgatGAC TGCTCGAGCTCGTTTCATGGTGGAAACTCTAACCAACGTCAAGAACGGCAAGGTCAAGTCCTCTGCTACTTCCGAGGCAGGAAACGATGCTGCTCagcggatgaagaagttcTTATCGGGTTTAGGCCGCAAACGAAGAT TACTTGCATACGAGCCGCTCCGGGTCTCACTCTCTGACCTGCTGTCAGCCGATAAAAAGGGTAAATGGTGGCTGGTCGGTGCTGGCTGGTCTGGTAATCCTCTCGTGGAGCTGGAACAACAACGCGAACAAGCCAAGTCATCAGAAAAGACAGGGAAGAGCGGAAacaaagaggaagataaggatAGTGAGGCGGCACTGCTAGAGTTGGCGAGAAAACAGGGGATGAACACGGATGTTAGAAGAGGAGTGTTCGTGGTGCTGATGACCAGTGAA GATTATGTGCACGCCTGTGACAGATTGAGTATGTTCAAACTGAGTGATGTCCAACAGCGAGAATTTGTGCGGGTGGCCCTCCACTGTTGTGGCCTC GAAGCAACTTACAACCCATACTATACTTTGATACTCAGTCATCTCTGTGCAAATTCTTACGATCACCGTTTTACGTTTCAATATGCTCTATGGGACTTTATGCGTGAGCTGGAGAGTGGGTCAAAGGTCAGCAAACAGAGAGTTGGGAATGTGGCAAGGGCTGTGGCGTATGTTGTGGCTCGAGGAGGATTGAGTTTGACTGTTTTTAAG GCGGTTGATTTCACATCCCTTTCTAAATCGCTAGCCAAATTCCTTATTACTGTCCTGGTACATTTTGTCATTGCGCTCCAGACGGTCTCTCCCATCTTTACACTTCCTAAATCGTACGAACTCGTTCACaactttgatgatgaagttaTTCAAGAGAGATTTGAGCAGGTGCTCAGTAATACTGAGCTTGCTGGTGGTTGGTTGTGGGTGTTAGAtagggagatgaaggatgggaagaagtgggaagaggaactcacgggagaaagggaaagggcgGTTGTAAAGAAAAGCTTGGGGATTGCTAAGAATGTGTTGAGAGCAGCTGCGCTATAG
- a CDS encoding NADH dehydrogenase (ubiquinone) 1 alpha subcomplex 5 codes for MFRASRVALSALKPLKASTNLTGLAVHPDPLPALTSIYTSTLSSLSQLPAASVYRQATEALTKHRLAIVEKAQGDIEKAEKELGSIVEIIIQEAKSEEGLVVKMKDWKSWEGLMEEPHPGQWRYFEPLSDE; via the exons ATGTTCAGAGCAAGTCGCGTAGCCCTCTCCGCCCTCAA GCCGTTAAAAGCCAGCACAAACTTGACTGGTCTCGCAGTCCACCCAGACCCTTTGCCGGCTCTCACGTCAATCTACACTTCCACCCTCAGCTCTCTTTCCCAGCTTCCTGCTGCCTCTGTCTACAGACAAGCCACCGAAGCGCTCACCAAGCACCGATTGGCCATTGTTGAGAAGGCCCAGGGGGACATTGAGAAGGCGGAGAAAGAGTTGGGGTCAATTGTTGAGATTATTATCCAGGAGGCGAAGAGTGAGGAAGGTTTGGTTGTAAAGATGAAGGACTGGAAGTC TTGGGAAGGGCTCATGGAGGAACCTCATCCTGGACAATGGCGATACTTCGAGCCTTTGAGCGACGAATAG
- a CDS encoding transcription factor C subunit 7, which produces MLKYIYVCRHGFRSNWVDPSIKSGPTGMNRDPPLAAHGLDQAESLATFLSSPSNTNPYPVPEIVFSSPFYRCIQTALPTAQALGLTLAEGESFDDENEGDKQIPAEGQKEKRGETKRKRKSRKGLHLEHGVGEWYSPVYPNTGLHPRPAPSHVLSPLFPPGSINPSYQPTLFPSRKGESLESLHERAELFIDAWTRRVEGEWPDVECVVIFAHAASIIALGRALTGDRSLEVIAGCATTSLYARKPSPSSSSSSTIPNPGSSQYTLLYSGRYDYLPLGLERDWSFADVVLTPDGEVVGDHGDEGGHEGEEWEEGLTQVGKQWLEDTRFERERVSGKGEIGVGDRERKSRM; this is translated from the exons ATGCTCAAGTACATCTACGTGTGCCGACATGGCTTCCG CTCCAACTGGGTGGATCCTAGTATAAAGTCAGGACCTACGGGCATGAACCGCGATCCTCCT CTCGCAGCCCACGGCCTTGACCAAGCAGAATCTCTCGCAAcgttcctctcctctccatccaatACCAATCCATATCCTGTACCGGAAATCGTATTTTCCTCACCCTTTTATCGATGTATCCAGACCGCTTTGCCTACAGCACAAGCGCTTGGACTGACACTTGCTGAGGGAGAGTCTTTCGACGACGAAAACGAAGGCGACAAACAAATACCTGCGGAAGgacagaaagagaaaaggggggagacaaagagaaaaaggaaaagccGGAAAGGCCTTCACCTTGAACACGGTGTCGGTGAATGGTATTCACCCGTCTACCCCAACACCGGTCTTCACCCCCGCCCTGCCCCATCCCACGTCCtctctccactcttccctccGGGCAGTATTAACCCCTCTTATCAACccactctcttcccttctcgtAAAGGTGAATCTCTGGAAAGTCTTCACGAAAGGGCAGAATTATTTATCGATGCGTGGACGAGACGGGTCGAAGGGGAATGGCCAGATGTGGAGTGTGTAGTTATTTTTGCGCATGCGGCTAGTATCATTGCGCTCGGAAGAGCT CTGACAGGAGATCGATCGTTGGAAGTCATAGCAGGCTGTGCTACCACATCCCTTTACGCTCGTAAaccctccccttcctcttcttcgtcttcaacCATACCAAATCCTGGCTCCTCCCAATACACTCTCCTATACTCTGGCAGGTATGACTACCTCCCACTCGGTCTCGAACGCGATTGGTCCTTTGCGGACGTCGTCCTCACTCCCGATGGAGAAGTTGTAGGCGATCAcggagatgaaggtgggcatgaaggcgaagaatgggaagaagggttgacCCAGGTTGGTAAGCAATGGTTAGAAGACACGAGGtttgagagagagagagtgaGTGGGAAAGGGGAGATTGGGGTGGGCGATCGAGAGAGAAAGTCGAGGATGTGA
- a CDS encoding 60S ribosomal protein L32, with the protein MPAHIPIVKKRTKHFKRHQSDRYHGVKESWRKPKGIDNRVRRRFKGQIPMPKIGYGSNQKTRHLLPSGHKELLVHNLSELELLLMHSGKYAASIAHGVSSKKRVEIIARAKVLGVKVTNAAAKLRTEEA; encoded by the exons ATGCCCGCCCACATCCCCATCGTCAAGAAGCGCACAAAGCACTTCAAGAGGCACCAGTCTGACAGGTACCACGGTGTCAAggagagctggaggaagcCCAAGGGTATTGACAACAGG GTTCGACGAAGGTTCAAGGGCCAGATTCCCATGCCCAAGATCGGTTACGGTTCCAACCAGAAGACCCGtcacctcctcccttccGGCCACAAGGAGCTCCTCGTTCACAACCTCTCCGAGCTCGAGCTTTTGCTCATGCACTCTGGCAAGTACGCCGCTTCCATCGCCCACGGTGTgagcagcaagaagagggtcGAAATCATCGCTAGGGCTAAGGTTTTGGGTGTCAA GGTCACCAACGCCGCTGCCAAGCTCAGAACCGAGGAGGCTTAA